A single genomic interval of Zobellia nedashkovskayae harbors:
- a CDS encoding phosphatase PAP2 family protein, translating into MKVFLKVISYIFHPLFIPIAGTLAYFLITPKYSPLAIQGTTILPTFILTVIIPIIAYFILRNLGMAQSIFMSTVKERRYPLYIHIILLLFVIYKVIPNSNTVELHFYFIGLIISALTTLLLLILKFKVSIHVMGMGSLLMFLVAMSIHFEVNITLGLSIFTLLTGLVATSRLYLKSHTPIEVVLGLFIGLLSQLLTVRFWL; encoded by the coding sequence ATGAAGGTTTTTCTAAAGGTTATATCCTATATTTTCCACCCTTTGTTCATCCCGATAGCAGGCACTCTAGCCTACTTTCTAATTACACCAAAATATAGTCCTTTAGCCATTCAAGGCACCACTATTTTACCTACTTTCATCCTTACCGTAATCATTCCAATAATTGCTTATTTTATACTAAGAAATTTAGGCATGGCGCAAAGTATTTTTATGTCCACGGTAAAGGAACGCAGATACCCGTTATATATTCATATTATATTACTCCTATTTGTTATCTATAAAGTTATACCAAATTCAAATACTGTTGAGCTACATTTCTACTTTATTGGCCTGATCATATCGGCATTAACAACATTATTACTGTTAATCTTGAAGTTCAAAGTGAGCATTCACGTTATGGGCATGGGAAGTCTTCTCATGTTTTTAGTAGCAATGAGTATTCACTTTGAAGTGAACATAACTCTAGGTTTAAGTATTTTTACTTTACTAACGGGACTTGTAGCCACTTCCAGATTGTACTTGAAATCACATACACCAATTGAAGTTGTCCTTGGCCTCTTCATTGGTCTTCTCTCCCAATTACTTACCGTCCGTTTCTGGTTGTAG
- a CDS encoding porin family protein, translating to MMRYLCGLLFLCCTGAVAQSGIDSTNVDSKYLEDQFYIGITYNFLLNQPEGVSQRNLSYGLQAGFIKDIPLNQSRTTAMGIGVGYGVYSYYSNLMAEETSSGNLYSILEDDDFNRNKVETHMLEVPFELRWRNSTASEYKFWRLYAGMKLGYVFGGRSKLVPTDSGKVSFYNEDIRSFQYGLTLNFGYNTFNLHAYYSLTSLFNDNVVVGSESLNAKALRIGLIFYIL from the coding sequence ATGATGCGTTATTTATGTGGATTACTTTTTTTGTGCTGTACAGGTGCAGTTGCTCAGTCTGGTATTGATTCAACGAATGTTGACTCCAAGTACTTAGAGGATCAGTTCTATATTGGAATCACTTATAACTTTCTTCTAAATCAACCCGAGGGTGTAAGCCAACGTAATCTTTCCTATGGTCTACAGGCAGGTTTTATAAAAGATATTCCATTAAATCAAAGCCGGACTACCGCTATGGGTATTGGTGTAGGTTACGGTGTATATTCTTATTACTCCAATCTTATGGCAGAGGAGACATCCTCCGGTAATTTATATAGTATTCTTGAAGATGATGATTTCAATAGGAATAAGGTAGAAACACATATGCTAGAGGTTCCTTTTGAATTGCGTTGGAGAAACTCTACGGCATCTGAGTATAAATTTTGGAGATTATACGCCGGAATGAAATTGGGTTACGTATTTGGAGGGCGATCAAAGCTGGTGCCTACTGATTCAGGAAAAGTATCATTTTATAATGAAGACATTAGAAGTTTTCAATATGGATTGACCTTAAATTTTGGGTATAATACTTTTAATCTTCATGCGTATTATTCGTTAACTAGCCTTTTTAATGATAATGTTGTGGTCGGGTCGGAAAGCCTGAATGCGAAAGCCCTTAGAATTGGACTCATTTTTTATATTTTGTAG
- a CDS encoding efflux RND transporter permease subunit, translating to MAAKHKQGFWEKTASIILRNRILILILIAAFTVFLGMQWKNMRFSNTQANLLPDDHPVNLEYRDFLDQFGEEGNAIVFAIHDSTLFTPTNINRWNKFSKQLAAFPEVDFVLSLDNLQELKKDNVNQKFILEPLISSEIKTKKEIDSIKNHLFKDLPFYDNLLFNKETGTVRTIANMDGDIINTSVRKDFILEDLNHLIDNFEAETGLDVRVSGMPYIRTMNSQNIIDEIGKFILAALGVTSLIFFFFFRSFRATLISMCVVIIGVMWAFGILGLLQYEITVLTALIPPLIIVIGIPNCIFLINKYQQEVKKHGNQALSLQRVISKIGNATLMTNMTTASGFATFIITDSKLLKEFGIVASINIIGIFILSLLIIPIIYSFLSLPKTRHLKHLNKRWIDAFVNKMEHIVRHRRIAVYIVSLILLITSIIGIYQIEISGSPIEDMPKNAQFFKDIRFFEKEFDGIMPIEIVVDTKKPKGVLKPANLKRLDQLSEVVTDIPELSKPISVVNLVKYSKQAFYNGIPKYYQLPTAQENNFIMKVAQNSDGNGNLLKNFVDSTGQTARITTFMKDVKTDRMEQIEERLNENINKIFPPDRYNVYMTGSALLFLKGTKYLVKNLILSLAFAIFLIALFMAYLFRSFRMIIISLIPNLLPLVITAGIMGFVGVPIKPSTILVFSIAFGISVDDTIHFLAKYRQELIANKWQIKKSVYASLRETGVSMFYTSIVLFFGFSVFIISNFGGTVALGALVSATLMFAMLANLILLPSLLLSLERNIASKKILKKPQIDILPQGEDEVGEN from the coding sequence ATGGCAGCCAAACATAAACAAGGTTTTTGGGAGAAAACAGCAAGCATAATTCTCCGTAACCGCATATTGATACTTATTTTAATTGCTGCATTCACCGTTTTCTTGGGTATGCAATGGAAAAATATGCGCTTCAGCAATACCCAGGCAAATCTATTACCAGACGACCACCCTGTTAACTTGGAATATCGGGATTTCTTAGATCAGTTTGGCGAAGAAGGTAATGCCATTGTATTTGCAATTCATGATTCTACACTCTTCACCCCTACCAATATTAACAGATGGAACAAATTCAGTAAGCAACTTGCCGCTTTTCCTGAAGTAGATTTTGTTCTCTCTTTAGATAATCTTCAAGAACTTAAAAAAGATAACGTAAATCAGAAGTTCATTCTTGAACCTCTCATTAGTTCTGAAATAAAGACCAAGAAAGAAATAGATAGCATAAAAAATCATCTATTTAAAGACCTACCTTTTTACGACAATCTCCTGTTCAATAAAGAAACGGGAACGGTTAGGACCATAGCAAATATGGATGGAGACATCATCAACACCAGTGTCCGCAAAGATTTCATTCTAGAAGACCTTAACCATCTTATTGACAATTTTGAGGCAGAAACAGGGTTAGATGTACGGGTATCCGGTATGCCGTACATCCGAACCATGAACTCCCAAAACATCATTGATGAAATAGGAAAGTTCATTTTGGCAGCTCTTGGAGTCACCTCTCTAATTTTCTTTTTCTTCTTTAGGAGTTTCCGAGCCACCCTTATATCCATGTGTGTTGTAATCATTGGAGTAATGTGGGCTTTTGGTATTCTAGGTCTCTTACAGTATGAGATAACAGTACTTACTGCTTTAATCCCTCCTCTCATTATTGTTATAGGTATCCCCAACTGTATCTTTCTGATTAATAAATACCAGCAAGAAGTTAAAAAACATGGGAATCAAGCTCTTTCTCTACAACGTGTAATATCTAAAATAGGTAACGCTACGCTGATGACAAACATGACTACAGCGTCTGGTTTTGCCACTTTTATAATCACGGATAGCAAGCTACTTAAGGAATTTGGTATCGTAGCCTCCATTAACATTATTGGTATTTTCATACTATCACTTTTGATAATACCTATTATCTACAGCTTTTTATCCCTTCCAAAAACAAGACATTTAAAGCATCTTAACAAACGCTGGATAGATGCCTTTGTAAATAAGATGGAACATATAGTTAGACACCGCAGGATTGCTGTCTACATCGTTTCTTTGATTCTTCTTATCACCAGTATTATTGGTATTTACCAAATAGAAATTTCCGGAAGCCCTATAGAAGATATGCCCAAGAACGCCCAGTTCTTTAAAGACATTCGCTTTTTCGAAAAAGAATTTGATGGTATTATGCCTATTGAAATAGTCGTGGATACTAAAAAACCTAAAGGTGTTTTGAAACCTGCCAATTTAAAACGCTTAGACCAATTAAGCGAGGTCGTTACGGATATACCCGAGCTTTCAAAACCTATTTCGGTCGTAAACTTAGTTAAGTATTCAAAGCAGGCCTTTTATAACGGCATACCCAAATATTATCAATTACCCACTGCCCAAGAAAACAACTTTATAATGAAAGTTGCCCAAAATTCTGATGGAAACGGCAACCTGCTTAAAAACTTTGTAGACAGTACCGGTCAGACTGCCCGAATCACCACTTTTATGAAGGACGTGAAAACGGACCGTATGGAGCAAATTGAGGAAAGGCTTAATGAAAATATAAACAAAATCTTCCCTCCAGACCGCTACAATGTATATATGACGGGAAGTGCGCTTTTATTTCTGAAAGGCACAAAATATCTGGTAAAAAATCTAATCCTCTCATTGGCTTTTGCAATCTTCTTGATTGCGCTATTTATGGCCTATCTTTTTAGGTCGTTTAGAATGATTATAATTTCATTGATTCCAAACTTGCTTCCTCTGGTCATAACTGCAGGTATTATGGGCTTTGTAGGCGTACCTATTAAACCTTCTACTATTTTGGTATTTAGTATTGCTTTTGGAATTTCGGTAGATGATACTATTCACTTTTTGGCAAAATACAGGCAAGAACTTATTGCAAACAAATGGCAAATTAAGAAATCTGTTTACGCTTCGCTTCGTGAAACAGGGGTAAGTATGTTCTATACTTCAATTGTTCTTTTCTTTGGTTTCTCCGTTTTTATCATTTCAAACTTTGGAGGTACTGTAGCACTTGGCGCACTAGTTTCGGCCACATTAATGTTTGCTATGTTGGCTAATCTTATTCTTTTACCATCGTTATTACTATCCTTGGAAAGGAATATTGCAAGTAAAAAAATATTAAAAAAACCACAAATAGACATTCTTCCGCAAGGCGAAGACGAAGTAGGAGAAAATTGA
- the asnS gene encoding asparagine--tRNA ligase codes for MNSYSVKELLSENLLLQEVTINGWVKTFRSNRFIALNDGSTINNIQCVVDFESFDEDVLKQVNTGAAVKITGTLVESQGKGQKVEIQVTGLTIHGGADPETYPIQPKKHSLEFLREKAHLRIRTNTFAAIMRVRSALSFGVHQYFQQNGFNYFHAPIITGSDAEGAGEMFKVSTLDSKNPPLTEDGNIDYKEDFFGKETNLTVSGQLEAETYAMALGKVYTFGPTFRAENSNTSRHLAEFWMIEPEMAFFDLNDNMDLAEDFIKNVIKYVLENCQDDLQFLEKRLLDEEKTKPQAERSEMPLIEKLKFVSENSFKRVTYTEAIDILRNSKPNKKKKFKYPINEWGADLQSEHERFLVEKHFKCPVILFDYPATIKAFYMRLNEDGKTVRAMDILFPGIGEIVGGSQREERLDVLKEKMAALGIDEEELWWYLDLRKFGSAVHSGFGLGFERLVLFATGMGNIRDVIPFPRTPQNAEF; via the coding sequence ATGAACTCTTACAGCGTAAAAGAACTACTTTCAGAAAACCTCTTATTACAAGAAGTAACCATAAATGGATGGGTAAAAACATTCAGAAGCAATCGTTTTATAGCTCTAAACGATGGATCAACTATTAATAACATACAGTGTGTTGTAGATTTTGAGTCATTTGATGAGGATGTTCTAAAACAGGTAAATACGGGTGCCGCTGTAAAAATTACCGGAACTTTGGTAGAGAGCCAAGGCAAGGGTCAAAAAGTAGAAATCCAAGTAACCGGTCTTACGATTCATGGTGGTGCTGATCCGGAAACGTACCCAATTCAACCTAAAAAGCACTCGTTAGAGTTTTTAAGAGAGAAAGCACATTTACGCATACGGACCAATACATTTGCTGCGATAATGCGTGTCCGATCCGCATTATCTTTTGGAGTTCACCAATATTTTCAACAAAACGGCTTCAACTATTTTCATGCTCCCATCATTACCGGTTCTGATGCCGAAGGTGCCGGAGAGATGTTTAAGGTAAGTACGCTAGATAGCAAAAATCCTCCATTAACTGAGGATGGAAATATTGATTATAAGGAAGATTTTTTCGGAAAGGAAACCAATCTGACCGTTTCTGGTCAATTGGAAGCTGAAACCTATGCTATGGCATTAGGTAAGGTTTATACTTTTGGACCAACGTTTCGTGCGGAAAACAGTAATACCTCTAGACACTTAGCCGAGTTTTGGATGATAGAGCCAGAAATGGCCTTTTTTGACCTTAACGACAATATGGATCTTGCCGAAGATTTTATAAAAAACGTCATTAAGTATGTTTTAGAGAACTGCCAAGACGACCTTCAGTTTTTAGAAAAACGACTTTTAGACGAAGAGAAAACTAAACCTCAGGCCGAAAGAAGCGAAATGCCGTTAATCGAAAAGCTTAAATTTGTTTCGGAAAACAGTTTTAAAAGAGTTACCTATACAGAGGCTATTGACATTTTAAGAAATAGCAAACCCAATAAAAAGAAAAAATTCAAATACCCTATTAATGAATGGGGAGCGGACTTACAAAGTGAACACGAACGCTTTTTAGTTGAAAAACACTTTAAGTGTCCTGTTATTTTGTTTGACTATCCCGCAACGATTAAAGCATTCTACATGCGTCTAAACGAAGACGGAAAGACCGTTCGCGCTATGGATATTCTTTTCCCAGGTATTGGGGAAATAGTAGGAGGCTCACAACGAGAAGAACGCTTAGACGTCTTAAAAGAAAAAATGGCCGCATTAGGTATTGACGAGGAAGAACTTTGGTGGTACCTAGACCTTAGAAAGTTTGGTAGCGCTGTTCATAGTGGTTTTGGACTTGGTTTTGAGCGTTTGGTGCTTTTTGCTACCGGCATGGGTAATATTCGCGACGTCATCCCATTCCCACGAACGCCTCAAAATGCAGAATTTTAG
- a CDS encoding ExbD/TolR family protein — translation MSKFAKKKDAGLPAVNTASLPDIVFMLLFFFMTVTVMKDSSLKVENTLPNASETKKLEKKDRVIYIYVGQPTSQYKAQFGEEARIQLNDKFSSPNEVGDYILSERAKKPQEIQNVLTTALKVDRNANMGLISDIKLQLREVNALKVNYTTYDGDAFNNLQ, via the coding sequence ATGTCAAAGTTTGCAAAGAAAAAGGATGCCGGTTTACCAGCTGTGAACACTGCATCGTTACCTGATATTGTATTTATGCTTTTATTCTTCTTTATGACCGTAACGGTTATGAAAGATAGCTCTTTGAAAGTAGAGAATACTTTGCCAAATGCTAGTGAGACCAAGAAATTGGAAAAGAAGGATAGGGTTATATACATTTATGTTGGGCAACCAACTTCACAGTATAAAGCTCAATTTGGAGAAGAAGCTAGAATTCAATTGAATGACAAATTTTCATCTCCTAACGAAGTTGGTGATTACATTTTATCTGAAAGAGCAAAGAAGCCGCAGGAAATTCAAAACGTTTTGACTACAGCTTTAAAAGTAGATAGGAATGCGAATATGGGATTGATATCCGATATTAAGTTGCAGTTAAGAGAAGTAAATGCACTTAAAGTCAATTATACGACTTATGATGGTGATGCTTTCAATAACTTGCAGTAG
- the rpoN gene encoding RNA polymerase factor sigma-54 produces MLKQHLQFKLSQKLSPQQIQLMKLIQLPTQAFEQRLKQELEENPALEGGKEESDSIDDEFEDSYDDSNESDSEIIATDDINIDDYLSDDEIPDYRTKTNNYSADDEEKNVPYAAGTSFNQYLLNQLNTVYLNDEEWSIAEFLVGSVDESGYIRRPIADITDDLAFTQNIYTEEKTIEKVLKLVQKLDPPGVAARSLEECLIIQLKRKEATPNIELAITILEKSFEQFTKKHYKKLIQKYNISEEQLRDAISEIEKLNPKPGGSYSGNNRVVEHVVPDFSIRIVDGELELTLNGRNAPELHVSREYNNMLKGYKDAKKKSKSQKDTVLFIKQKLDAAKWFIDAIRQRQQTLFITMNSIMHYQSEYFLTGDERNLRPMILKDIADEIQMDVSTVSRVANSKYVDTPYGTKLIKEFFSESMKNDQGEDVSTKEIKKILETVIGEESKKKPLTDDKLAAILKEKGYPIARRTVAKYREQLDIPVARLRKQI; encoded by the coding sequence ATGCTAAAACAACACTTACAGTTTAAATTATCACAGAAGCTATCTCCACAGCAGATACAGCTTATGAAGTTGATTCAATTGCCCACACAGGCATTTGAGCAACGACTTAAGCAAGAACTGGAAGAGAACCCAGCATTGGAAGGCGGGAAAGAGGAGTCAGACTCAATTGATGATGAGTTTGAGGACTCTTATGATGATAGCAACGAATCTGACAGTGAGATTATCGCTACTGATGATATTAACATTGATGACTACCTAAGTGACGATGAAATTCCGGATTACCGCACCAAAACCAATAACTACAGTGCAGACGATGAGGAAAAGAATGTACCATATGCTGCAGGAACTTCATTCAATCAATATTTATTAAACCAACTTAACACGGTTTATCTAAATGATGAAGAATGGAGCATTGCAGAGTTTCTAGTGGGTAGTGTAGACGAAAGCGGCTATATCCGAAGGCCTATTGCAGATATTACTGATGACCTTGCTTTTACCCAAAATATCTACACCGAAGAAAAAACCATAGAAAAGGTTTTAAAATTAGTTCAAAAGTTAGATCCTCCCGGTGTTGCTGCACGCTCACTTGAAGAATGCCTTATAATTCAACTAAAACGGAAAGAGGCAACTCCCAATATTGAACTAGCCATTACTATTCTTGAAAAATCTTTTGAACAGTTTACAAAAAAGCATTACAAGAAACTTATTCAGAAATACAATATTTCAGAAGAACAGTTAAGAGATGCTATCTCTGAAATTGAAAAATTAAACCCAAAACCAGGTGGCTCTTATTCTGGAAACAACCGTGTAGTAGAGCATGTAGTTCCTGATTTTTCCATTCGCATTGTAGATGGAGAATTAGAACTTACCTTAAATGGAAGAAATGCTCCAGAATTGCATGTATCTAGAGAATACAACAACATGCTAAAAGGGTATAAGGACGCTAAGAAAAAATCAAAATCACAGAAAGATACCGTACTTTTTATTAAGCAGAAACTAGATGCTGCAAAATGGTTTATAGACGCTATTAGACAGCGGCAACAGACCTTGTTCATTACAATGAACTCCATTATGCATTACCAATCCGAGTACTTTCTTACCGGTGACGAACGCAATCTTCGCCCAATGATCCTAAAAGACATTGCAGACGAGATTCAGATGGATGTTTCAACGGTATCGCGAGTTGCCAATAGCAAATATGTTGACACTCCTTACGGTACCAAATTAATCAAGGAATTCTTCTCAGAATCGATGAAAAACGACCAAGGTGAGGATGTCTCAACAAAAGAAATCAAGAAGATTCTTGAAACAGTGATTGGCGAAGAGTCCAAGAAAAAGCCACTTACAGACGATAAATTAGCAGCTATACTTAAAGAAAAAGGATATCCCATAGCACGAAGAACTGTCGCAAAATACAGAGAACAACTAGACATTCCCGTTGCAAGATTGCGCAAACAAATTTAA